The DNA window CCCCAGCCGGGAATAGGTTTGCGAGAATCAGCTCAACTTTCGCAGATTCCATATCGTCAGGATAGCTCCCTGAGTCCGGAGGAAATCTTCCCGGAGGGAAAGCTCGATGCCGATCTGCAGCAGGTGGATTTGCGCAAGACAAATAGTTGGCGTTTACGTCTGGGAGAAATACAGACGACAGAAATGCTCGAAGTACAATTGGTGAATTCTGTGGCGCCATTTGTGCTGTGCAACAGATTGCTACCGCTGATGAAGCGGGACACCACCGGGCAAAAGCATATCGTTAATGTCACCGCCATGGAAGGTAAATTCTTAAGATTTAAGAAGGCTGCACGACATCCACATACGAATATGGCGAAAGCTGCCCTGAATATGCTGACGCATACATCCGCTAAAGATTTGGCTAAAGACGGCATCTACATGAATGCCGTTGATACGGGCTGGGTCACGGACGAAGATCCCGCAGAACTTTCCGAGTTTAAACAAAGAGTGCATGACTTCCAGCCGCCATTAGATATTATCGATGGCGCGGCGAGAGTTTGTGATCCTTTCTTTGATGGCATCTTAACCGGCAAACATTGGTGTGGTAAATTTCTTAAGGACTATTTTCCCATAGACTGGTGATGAGTCGTTTTTTGAGAGAGTATAGGAAAGACACAAAATGTTTCTAGTCACCGGCGCTGCCGGCAAAACAGGGTTGGCCATTATTCAGGCTTTGATTGCGAAAGGAGAATCCGTTCGGGCGCTGGTTTTCCGCCACAATCAGGTTGCGCTCCTGAATCAGCTTGGGGTTAAAGAAGTTGTGGTTGGAAATATGCTGAATCGGGAATCGGTCAACGAAGCCGTTGCGGATGTCCGCGGAATTTACCATATTTGTCCGAA is part of the candidate division KSB1 bacterium genome and encodes:
- a CDS encoding SDR family oxidoreductase, which translates into the protein PQPGIGLRESAQLSQIPYRQDSSLSPEEIFPEGKLDADLQQVDLRKTNSWRLRLGEIQTTEMLEVQLVNSVAPFVLCNRLLPLMKRDTTGQKHIVNVTAMEGKFLRFKKAARHPHTNMAKAALNMLTHTSAKDLAKDGIYMNAVDTGWVTDEDPAELSEFKQRVHDFQPPLDIIDGAARVCDPFFDGILTGKHWCGKFLKDYFPIDW